The following are from one region of the Myxocyprinus asiaticus isolate MX2 ecotype Aquarium Trade chromosome 2, UBuf_Myxa_2, whole genome shotgun sequence genome:
- the LOC127412564 gene encoding polyadenylate-binding protein-interacting protein 2B-like, with protein MPEPAEMSGPDLAKMPGGGAPGNEEKNPVVNGHAENDSNTFAEYMWMENEEEYNRQVEEELLEQDFLERCFQEMLDEEDQDWFIPERDLPSVGQIQQQLNGLSVSDGNAEEILRKSILNPEAKEFVPGVKY; from the exons AGCCAGCAGAAATGAGCGGACCTGACCTAGCAAAGATGCCAGGGGGTGGGGCTCCAGGTAATGAGGAAAAGAACCCAGTAGTTAATGGGCATGCAGAGAATGATTCCAACACCTTTGCAGAGTACATGTGGATGGAGAACGAGGAGGAGTACAACCGGCAG GTGGAGGAGGAATTGCTTGAGCAGGATTTTTTGGAGCGCTGTTTCCAAGAGATGTTGGATGAGGAGGATCAGGATTGGTTTATTCCTGAGAGAGACCTCCCCTCAGTGGGACAGATACAGCAACAGCTCAACGGACTTTCTGTCAGTGATGGAAATGCAGAGGAAATCTTG CGGAAGAGCATCTTGAACCCTGAGGCCAAGGAGTTTGTGCCAGGGGTGAAATACTAG